Within the Trichoderma breve strain T069 chromosome 3, whole genome shotgun sequence genome, the region GAGAAACCGAGGCATAGATGGTTATCGCAGTCGTATTTAAGTGGGATTATGGGCAATTTTGGTTCAGTCTCTCCAAGTAAGTAGATTTGAGCGGGTTTGGTCGGGGTTCGACTATTGTGTTCAAGCTGAGCGCGTTGTAGGTGCGTCTAGCGCCGCGATAATGCCCGCTGGTAAGCCGGCCGGCATCTGCCCGTTAGGCTGACGTTTCCGAAAACATTACGGAGTAGTAATTCATGGCATTCGAGCCAGCGATTTGCACCAAAGAAACTCCTTTGGTTTGTTACGGTTTATATCTTCTTTTACATATTATCATTCAAAGTCTTGTAACAAAACAGTGAAAACGTCTATTCTATtctatttgcttttttatctATAAATCAACTTTTATGAGACCTAGTTTTCAGCTTCTGCGCTCGCTAAAAATTCATTGCTAAACGGATAATCGAGATAACCGGTTGGATTCTTAGGGGTATAGAACGTGCTTCGTTCATATTGATTAAGCGGCAACTCATTCTTGATTCGGAAAACAAGGTCTGGATTTGCCACAAAGTGCCTGCCAAACATCACCATAATATCTCTCCTGGAGTATACCTCATCGATCGCTTTCAGAACGTTGTCCGGCCTATATCCTCCGGCCAGAAGAATTGGCTTATCCCAGAGGTCAAACGCGAAATCAAGGTTGTCGTCAATAGGGTGTTCCTGGTCAAAGTTGTTGACAACTCGGGGCTCTATCAGGTGAATATAAGCCAGACCCAAGTCCTTCGCTTTGCTGATCAAGTTCGAGAATTGAGGCACCGGGTCTTTCATGCGCATGCCCTGGAACGTGCTCCAGGGACTCAGGCGAATTCCGAGACGTTCGCTCCCGATGGTATCGCCGACAGCTTTCATCACTTCGTAGGCAAAGCGGGATCGGTTCTCAGTGCTGCCGCCGTACCTATCTGTACGGGTATTGCTCACGTCCTGAGTAAAGCTATCGAGAAGGTAGCCGTTGCCAGCGTGAAGCTCAACACCGTCGAAACCAGCACGAATGGCATTCTTCGCTGCCGTTGCAAAGTCACGCACAATCTCTTCGATCTCATCGGTAGTGAGAGCCCTTGGTACAGGAGCTCCCTCCTCATGAGGGATCGCGCTCGCAGATACAATCTCTatgccttcttttttggcaATCTCTGGAACGGCGGCTCGGCCGATGTGAAAGAGTtgacagatgatgaagctcCCGTTGCGATGCACTTCGTCAGTGATAGCCCTCCAAGCTACCACCTGATCCTCACGCCAGATGCCTGGTGCGTTGGGATAGCCGCCACTACCGTGCGAAATAAGGCCAGCCTCCGTTATAATTAGAGTTCCCGGTACCCGAGACCGTTGACTATAGTATTCCTTCATCATTGGCGTCGCGGTATGGTCGTCAGTGCCTCGAAAGCGAGACAGGGCCGGCATGCCAATCCGATGTTTGACCTCGACTCCGGCAATTTTCAAAGGTTTCCATAGCCGTGATTGAGCCATTGTGCGAAATGTGTTTGTTTGCTGACCCGTGCGATCGTGGATGGTTATAATGAAAGATGTTATGTTATAGAAAGTAAGATGAGCCTGCCTTACGATGTAGCTTTGATAGCGACAAGcagcttgttgatgatgagatgtgTGCCATACCTTGATCTACTTATATACTTGCTCTTTGGATGGCAGGACAGATCATTGAAGGTGGCTAAGTTTTACAACTCCTTGAAGGTTTTGCCCATTCAATAATCGAGATACTTCCCAAAACAGCGATGGCGTTAAACTCAGAGTGAAGTTTGGCTACCATTGGTCAGTCGATTAACCGGTTTACTTAAGCAACCAAACTTACAAATCAACAAGCAGCCACTAATCGTGGATCACATCACTCGTAATATCGTTGATTTAACTATCAATACAGCTGTCGATTGATAATTGAGCTTCCTAAATATTCTCGAACATGCCGTGGCCATCCGTCGCACCAACTCGCACGTTAGTGGACTACACCATCATTATAGTGCTTCCCGCCCTGGAATCTAAAACTGCATAGTTCATCATTGGAGTGGGGGGTCATTGAGTAGGATCAATGCTAGGGTGAATCTCTTCCCAAAACTCCTCCACCTGAGCACGATAGGCCTTTTCCGACCAAATAAACTGGCTCATGATTGCCACAAGTTCCTCCAAAGAGCTATACCTTCCTGTAAATCGAGAGTCATGGTTCTCTTGCAGAAGAGCCTTATAGTCATCATGAACTGATCCTTTTGGTGAAAAAGAACCGCCCATGTGTAACATCCAGATAAGCAGGTCAATCTGATCGTCCCAAAACGGGTCACCGTTGGACTCTTGTAACTTGCGAAGTAAATGCAACGAAACATGAGACTATGTTACCAATGTCAGTACGAATAGAGTGAGAGTAGGTCAATGTGAGCAAGAATTGAACATCAACGTTGTAGGTCAAAATCACCGTGAAGTTGTTATACATACAGGCATTACAGAGTGGCGCCACACCTTGCAGCAAAGCATGCAGGCACTGAGATAGGCGGCTAAATAGCACGCCTCCATATATGGTGAGAGCTTTGGTAGATCTACGAGTCTGGACCCGATTGAAGCCTGCTGATTGTCTACACGGAGCATCTCCACAGGGTTCTGGCAAGAATATCCGGGGAGATCCTGGACGCATTGCAATGCGTGTATATCTCTCAGAACCTCAACGTAATCGTTTGTAAACAAGTGGATTCTCTTCTCAAATCCAGGAGCCAAAACGAAAAAATCCGCAGCAAAGGGATCTCGTTTCCACTGGAGCTCAGCGAATGTCGTGTGATCTATTATACGGTCGGATCCGGTCATAATGGATGAGTTCAGATCTTGCCTATTCGATTTGACGAAAAGAAATCAGTTATAAGCCATAGCCCATTCGGCCCTCAACCTGGAGATACTTGGGCTATGAGGGTATCTCACCAAAAGATAGCCCGCTTGATTCCGTCGGTTAGATAAATGGTTCTTGATTGACCCAATTCAAGCAGCTGGCGGATAGCGCCCATATGTAGCTGAACTTGCCATCGCATGCCTAGGCGAGCCTATAGGTAAACCTATCAGTCAGCACGAGTTATTGTTTTAAGCTTCCAATCGAAACAACAAGGGCTCGGAGATTTATTACCTCGACTCCAGCAAGGAGCAAGATGGCGCCCAGAGTTGGCAGCGAGAGCGCTGCTTCCGGCGAGTTCATTCTCTCGCGAATGGTGCTCATAGCTTGAGCTTGGTAGTCGAGACACTCTTGGTCTACATTACCGCCAGTCACCGCAAACGCAAATGTTAGCTTCACGGCGTTCAGGAGAGCCGGGTCGTCAAGGTCTGTGCGGAAAACGGAGCCGAAGTCTTGGAAGACAACCGGATCTGCGACGCTAAAGACGGGCTCGGCAGCATGTCGAGCAGCGGCTGTGGAAGTTCTGTGAGCCCCATACCACAAATATTCACCGTCAAGCATAACTTACTGTGACTAAGCAAGGCCCTCAGTCGCGGAGAGTCTCCCATAATGCTCTCGAAGGGGCCGTAGGCAGATGCAGGGGCGAATATGGACCATGGGACCAGCATTTGGCCAGATGCACCAATACCACTGCCCAGAGTCCCCTCCTGAGGCCTCCGTTTACTACGTAGAGCCTGCTTCACAGCATGTGACCTGGCTACACGCCTCTTCTCCCGGTCTTTTGTATCCTCTGGATTCTGTATAGATATGAATTGGAAACCTGTCTCTGTCCACGACGTTAGCTTCTCGCGCCGGCAACGACCCCAAACAAAATACACTTGAGTCACCTTTGTGAGGATCACTGTCCATGGCGCAAAACTCGATGCTAACGTTGTCGGTGGCGGTGGCCTTGGAGTACCAGTATATTTACTTATGTTGATAGTGACAGTAGTTTGGATTTGTTTCCCTTACTATCTACCTAGGATGTTCTGTTCAGAAGTCGCTGACTCATCTACTATCTAGAGGCCTGAGGACAATGGGTGTACGGGGATCCCGGGCActtcttgtctttgcagTTTAGACTAGAGTATTGCTAAGCCGGGAGCTAAATAAGGGTCTTTAGACTGACCGAGGgaaaatttaaaaaaacaaattgagaaaaaaacaacacGGTGCACAGTCCAAGTTGCACAGTTGTGAACGACACTATACCATAGCCCTCCAAAACGTATTCTTGGACAATGCAAGCTGGGTAGGCCTGCAAAATTTAGTCCGGACGTGTATAAGAAGTTGATTTCTAAAAGCTCAGTTTATTTCACAAGACAACCTCATCGGCGCTTCCATCCGCTCTTGTTGACCCCATTGTGTTGTAGGCCGAGAGATGTGGCTCAACTACGCCACCCAGACGCCTGCTTACTTCAATGAACCAGGCTCACTAATGCCCAAGTGTTATTGATCTGCTGACACGCTGCCGCaagacaacaacagcaagaAGGCGTCATTCGTTGCCGTTCCAGGGCTGCCTGGCTGACTTTGTTAAGAATGGCCGGAAATGAATTGCTTTGACTGCTCTATCGTCAACCTCTGGGGCTCCGCTATTGGCTGAAAAGAAGATAGAATGGAAACTTAGTTCTTCTTGAAGACATTCATCATACACTTTAATGGGCTGGCCGCCCGAGCATGAGCCAATGACATACGTCGACTCCTAACACACGCCGTTCTTCTGGTGAACCTCACACAATTCGAAATAGTAatctctcctcttcgtgGTGTCATAGTCAAGAGAGTTATTCCTCATATGATCTCAGTCGTATTACAGCAATGAACAAGAGAACCTTATCCCTAAGAGCGATATGGGAATTACATAACCGATGAAAAAGGCGGGATTGACATAAGTAATCTGGTGGAGTAAATTGTTGGTATGAGCATGTTGCAGATGATACGAGGCCTTCGCCGAAATAGGTAAAATCTTCAAACAAGATAGGCAAAAGCTCCAGACTCTCTTGACCAGGGGCCACATTACGAATCTCACTTGCTGCTGTAGTTAAGTTGAAAGCCTGACCAATCAGGGACCTAAGTTGGCTCCATCGAGTCAGTGATTGAAGAAGTTTTGCAGATTAGCGCTTCCATGGCATCTCAAATTAGCCTAGGTAGGTGTCAAAAGATCCATCAAATGCGTAACTCCATCCAACCCTGCCTGCATGACAGTTTGCTGCCAGCTGAAGTGTTTAATCCACAAATCCGAATTTGTCCCACACTC harbors:
- a CDS encoding NADH:flavin oxidoreductase / NADH oxidase family domain-containing protein, whose protein sequence is MAQSRLWKPLKIAGVEVKHRIGMPALSRFRGTDDHTATPMMKEYYSQRSRVPGTLIITEAGLISHGSGGYPNAPGIWREDQVVAWRAITDEVHRNGSFIICQLFHIGRAAVPEIAKKEGIEIVSASAIPHEEGAPVPRALTTDEIEEIVRDFATAAKNAIRAGFDGVELHAGNGYLLDSFTQDVSNTRTDRYGGSTENRSRFAYEVMKAVGDTIGSERLGIRLSPWSTFQGMRMKDPVPQFSNLISKAKDLGLAYIHLIEPRVVNNFDQEHPIDDNLDFAFDLWDKPILLAGGYRPDNVLKAIDEVYSRRDIMVMFGRHFVANPDLVFRIKNELPLNQYERSTFYTPKNPTGYLDYPFSNEFLASAEAEN